The following coding sequences lie in one Phycisphaerae bacterium genomic window:
- a CDS encoding VWA domain-containing protein — protein MILKNSYLEQVARGLIKLTPTQAKSTAAILNEFLLVLLDCSGSMNEECGRTHRLGAAQDAILRLLDTRRALKADDQIAVIAFHDDAHLVLPPTRCRDHGSTIEKAIRSITGGGGTSLAVPLILAGTIVPGSGAAHIVMLSDGHGGDPTSAADKLKRRGAIIETIGVGNDPAEVAEDYLRAAASVLNGKVLYRFITDADEMSHYFRTEIANRLVYRSKS, from the coding sequence ATGATCCTCAAGAACAGTTATCTCGAACAAGTAGCTCGCGGACTGATCAAACTCACGCCTACGCAGGCGAAATCCACAGCCGCCATCCTGAACGAGTTCCTCCTGGTCCTCCTGGACTGCTCGGGCAGCATGAACGAGGAGTGCGGTCGCACGCACCGCCTGGGTGCGGCTCAGGACGCCATCCTCCGACTGCTGGACACGCGGCGGGCTCTCAAGGCCGATGACCAGATTGCCGTCATCGCCTTCCACGACGACGCCCACCTCGTCCTGCCCCCGACGCGATGCAGAGACCATGGTTCGACGATCGAGAAAGCGATCCGATCGATCACCGGCGGGGGCGGCACGAGCCTGGCGGTGCCCCTGATCCTGGCCGGCACGATCGTACCGGGCAGCGGAGCGGCTCACATCGTGATGCTCTCGGACGGCCATGGCGGCGACCCCACGAGTGCGGCCGACAAGCTCAAGCGGCGGGGAGCGATTATCGAGACGATCGGCGTGGGCAACGATCCTGCAGAGGTAGCCGAGGATTACTTAAGAGCGGCTGCGAGTGTCCTCAACGGCAAGGTGCTCTACCGGTTCATCACCGACGCGGACGAGATGTCGCACTATTTCCGCACGGAGATCGCCAATCGGCTGGTGTATCGGAGCAAGTCATGA